The Tachypleus tridentatus isolate NWPU-2018 chromosome 5, ASM421037v1, whole genome shotgun sequence genome includes a window with the following:
- the LOC143250435 gene encoding PR domain zinc finger protein 1-like, whose translation MTSADHTGKQTNHRMEDGVFRYMRNMKEEVIDGFSRAETSIPQNLTLKPSHVLTDVLGVWSTEYIPRGTRFGPLVGKIYSNNNVSAEVQDEYLWRTYQNFYTDDFYAGKVNWMSYVCPAYSSESQNLVACQVMEHIYFYTTRMIAPNQELLVQYYPLMRRLTRERIQQQLQTNNEHCFITGLYQFTPIEVSTRTEEILQNKSGQKSMLDPSKNKGHGLGFNIKELKMEIAKDVHDENELRRVTIKLPTAYQYRSEDNLKQKEKEKKEITLSDSKINVLENKNTLKDCKQRESSAFKTYSKKSSQMLEEGLSIKKLENILPHKAFQKEVMLSDIFHGKHLNCSPNPAAIWFNHTTDSHQHSCHTASHYSSHTECLASMFKTKNIFSLATHQPNCLYANQLPHQIYYPPYMIMYSTHFLGLDSPVHSLCTGLSHQFRVVPGQQPSLDSKGPHTTATQSSLQGRLSLPLKKKNGKLHYECNTCFKTFGQLSNLKVHLRIHSGERPFCCVICGKSFKQLAHLQKHHLVHTGEKPHKCEVCKKRFSSPSNLKTHLRLHNGQKPYVCDICPAKFTQFIHLKLHKRLHTNERPYTCETCEKRYISGSGLRSHWKNTSCRSNAAYRTEEWM comes from the exons aATCACAGGATGGAAGATGGCGTCTTCCGTTACATGAGAAACATGAAGGAGGAAGTGATTGATGGTTTCAGTAGAGCTGAGACAAGTATTCCGCAAAATCTAACTCTCAAGCCGTCACACGTGCTTACAGAT GTTCTCGGAGTTTGGAGTACAGAGTACATTCCTAGAGGCACACGGTTCGGACCTCTAGTGGGAAAAATATACAGCAACAATAATGTCTCAGCAGAAGTTCAAGATGAGTACTTGTGGAGG ACTTACCAAAACTTCTACACCGATGATTTTTACGCCGGAAAGGTTAACTGGATGAGTTATGTCTGTCCAGCTTACTCCAGCGAGAGTCAGAACCTCGTGGCTTGTCAGGTCATGGAGCACATTTACTTTTATACCACCAGGATGATCGCTCCAAATCAGGAACTCCTAGTGCAGTATTATCCTTTGATGAGAAGACTCACTCGTGAGAGAATTC aACAACAGTTACAAACTAATAATGAGCACTGTTTCATCACGGGCTTGTATCAATTTACGCCAATAGAGGTCAGCACACGTACCGaggaaattttacaaaataagagTGGCCAAAAAAGCATGTTAGACCCATCAAAAAATAAGGGTCATGGCTTAGGTTTTAACATTAAAGAATTGAAAATGGAGATAGCTAAAGACGTTCATGATGAAAACGAATTAAGGAGAGTTACGATCAAGCTACCAACAGCTTACCAGTATCGAAGTGAAGACAActtgaaacaaaaagaaaaggaaaagaaagaaatcaCACTATCTGattcaaaaattaatgttttggaaaataaaaatacattaaaggaTTGTAAACAACGAGAATCGTCTGCTTTTAAAACTTACTCAAAGAAAAGTTCCCAAATGTTGGAGGAAGGACTATCTAttaaaaaactagaaaacattCTACCTCATAAAGCTTTTCAAAAAGAGGTAATGTTATCAGATATTTTCCACGGAAAACACTTAAATTGTTCACCAAATCCTGCAGCTATTTGGTTTAATCATACTACTGATTCACACCAACATTCTTGCCACACAGCTAGTCATTACAGCAGCCACACAGAATGTCTTGCCTCCATGTTTAAAACTAAGAACATTTTCTCTTTGGCTACTCACCAGCCAAATTGTCTGTATGCGAACCAACTGCCTCATCAGATATATTATCCTCCCTACATGATCATGTATTCCACTCATTTCTTAGGTTTAGACAGTCCCGTGCATAGTTTATGTACGGGGTTGTCTCACCAGTTCAGAGTCGTTCCAGGACAACAGCCTTCTTTGGATTCCAAAGGACCCCACACTACAGCTACCCAATCTTCTCTTCAAGGACGACTCTCACTGCCTCTAAAGAAGAAGAATGGAAAGTTGCACTATGAGTGCAATACTTGTTTCAAAACCTTTGGACAACTATCTAATTTAAAAGTCCACCTTCGAATCCACTCAGGCGAGCGGCCATTCTGTTGTGTCATTTGTGGAAAAAGCTTCAAACAACTGGCCCACCTTCAGAAACACCATTTGGTTCACACAGGAGAGAAGCCACACAAATGTGAAGTTTGTAAAAAGAGGTTTAGCAGTCCCAGCAATCTGAAAACCCACCTAAGACTACACAACGGACAAAAACCATACGTTTGTGATATTTGTCCAGCCAAGTTCACACAGTTTATCCATCTCAAGCTTCACAAGCGATTGCACACCAATGAGAGACCATACACTTGTGAAACGTGCGAAAAAAGGTACATCAGTGGTTCTGGACTGAGATCACATTGGAAAAATACATCCTGTCGATCAAATGCCGCATATAGAACAGAAGAATGGATGTGA